A region of Mesorhizobium sp. AR02 DNA encodes the following proteins:
- a CDS encoding CapA family protein — protein sequence MSNYPLSYKLSWLPRFLKPSLGGDGNGFAPMAGTLMEPPPRKTVRLAFIGDISAVANRSAPDCDPVIKELLGAADLVIGNCESPVVDGPSAVLGTKLGTHHAMSERFLAEALAAVGLARERLVLSLANNHALDQGVTGFDETVAALKRLGIRTIGLAADGPVQPVKVGPLDVGLAAFTLWRNADEDLFAGRVSMASDAERWPRGLDLLCAVPHWDWEFRHFPRAGTRALARRLAGQGVGLIAGHHSHVVQPMERIGETVVAYGLGDFLGTALARQPWPGRIGGIFVVDVSTDAGTRGVVASYRLYPFVRLRDRDHERLVPVAGLERAIRGKVEGRLSAIFP from the coding sequence GTGTCGAACTATCCGCTTTCCTACAAACTGTCCTGGCTGCCGCGTTTCCTGAAGCCGTCGCTTGGCGGTGACGGCAACGGCTTTGCGCCGATGGCGGGGACGTTGATGGAGCCACCGCCAAGAAAGACGGTGCGGCTTGCCTTCATCGGCGACATCTCGGCGGTGGCCAACCGCAGCGCGCCGGACTGTGATCCAGTGATAAAAGAACTGCTTGGCGCTGCCGATCTGGTGATCGGCAATTGCGAAAGCCCTGTCGTGGACGGGCCGAGCGCCGTGCTCGGCACAAAGCTCGGCACGCACCATGCGATGAGCGAGCGGTTTCTGGCCGAGGCGCTCGCCGCGGTCGGTCTTGCGCGGGAAAGACTGGTGCTTTCGCTGGCCAACAACCATGCGCTCGACCAGGGCGTCACCGGTTTCGACGAGACGGTGGCGGCGCTGAAGCGGCTTGGCATCCGCACCATTGGCCTGGCCGCCGACGGCCCGGTGCAGCCGGTCAAAGTCGGGCCGCTGGATGTCGGCTTGGCGGCCTTCACGCTGTGGCGCAATGCGGATGAAGATCTGTTTGCCGGGCGTGTTTCCATGGCCAGCGATGCAGAGCGCTGGCCGCGCGGTCTCGACCTCCTCTGCGCGGTGCCGCATTGGGACTGGGAGTTCCGGCACTTTCCGCGCGCCGGGACGCGGGCGCTGGCGAGGCGCCTGGCCGGGCAGGGCGTCGGGCTGATCGCCGGCCATCATTCGCATGTGGTGCAGCCGATGGAGCGAATTGGTGAGACCGTCGTCGCCTATGGGCTCGGTGATTTCCTCGGCACCGCCCTTGCCCGCCAGCCTTGGCCGGGGCGCATTGGCGGGATTTTCGTTGTCGATGTCAGCACCGATGCAGGGACGCGTGGTGTGGTTGCGTCTTACCGGCTGTATCCGTTCGTGCGGCTGCGGGACCGGGACCATGAACGGCTGGTGCCGGTGGCAGGGTTGGAGAGGGCGATCAGGGGAAAGGTCGAGGGGCGGTTGAGCGCGATCTTTCCTTAG
- a CDS encoding DUF1344 domain-containing protein: MKRTLVTTAALLAFLGTAYAATVQGTIQAVDPTTKSITLDDGKIYQLSPEAAVGKLKVGAKVAVTVDDKTGMVTSIKKAS, from the coding sequence ATGAAAAGAACCCTCGTAACCACCGCCGCTCTGCTCGCCTTCCTCGGCACGGCCTATGCCGCGACCGTTCAGGGCACCATCCAGGCGGTCGACCCGACGACCAAGTCGATCACGCTCGACGACGGCAAGATCTACCAGCTGTCACCGGAAGCGGCGGTCGGCAAACTGAAGGTTGGCGCCAAGGTGGCGGTGACCGTCGATGACAAGACCGGCATGGTGACGTCGATCAAGAAGGCTTCGTAG
- a CDS encoding FAD-binding oxidoreductase translates to MADEQKGFRLSRRLVLGAAVVGGAVLWGGTTMARLARGPSGPKNAGRIADIDGIALPLRPLENVPAFDPSLPWLAKGGDINDASGLSRTPVYGVVEVSEEDHIARALAFARANGLKVSLAAIRHSMGGHAFDDNALVLDLKKFNKVSVDAAAKTMTLQPGARWHDIQNMLHPRFAVKAMQSTDIFSVGGSLSVNAHGMDHQAGSVAGSIRSMRVMLADGSVTTCSPTENSDLFRHVVGGYGLFGVVLEATLDIVDNAVYRTSREIIKSDDFPKFFAEVLEPNKDIGLFYGHLSTAPGNFLEDMIVYRYDKVAEQPPADQPAIGEPGSVGLKRVIINLAKWGSLFQELKWFTEKTLEPKFENCTVARTSAMAQGEACLVTRNNPMHDSVPYLFNDLTEETDILHEYFIPRAAYVEFITEAREILRNQSLPVLNASVRIVHKEDVALTYAPEPAYSLVLYINQPTDADGNAKMRALTRALIDVTIKHGGRFFLPYQLHYTGKELLASYPELPAFLATKRHYDPTELFSSTFYRAIKALSGVA, encoded by the coding sequence ATGGCTGACGAACAGAAAGGGTTCCGCCTGTCGCGCCGGCTGGTGCTCGGCGCGGCCGTGGTCGGCGGCGCGGTGCTGTGGGGCGGTACCACCATGGCGCGGCTGGCGCGCGGGCCTTCAGGGCCGAAGAACGCCGGGCGCATCGCCGATATTGACGGCATCGCCCTGCCGCTGAGGCCGCTGGAGAACGTCCCCGCCTTCGATCCTTCGCTGCCCTGGTTGGCCAAGGGCGGCGACATCAACGATGCCAGCGGCCTGTCACGGACGCCGGTCTATGGAGTGGTCGAGGTCAGCGAGGAAGACCATATCGCCAGGGCGCTGGCCTTCGCCCGCGCCAACGGGCTCAAAGTGTCGCTGGCCGCCATCCGCCATTCGATGGGCGGCCATGCCTTCGACGACAATGCGCTGGTGCTCGACCTCAAAAAATTCAACAAGGTCAGCGTCGATGCGGCGGCCAAGACCATGACGCTGCAGCCCGGTGCGCGCTGGCACGACATCCAGAACATGCTGCATCCGCGCTTCGCGGTGAAGGCGATGCAATCGACCGACATCTTTTCGGTCGGCGGCTCGCTGTCGGTCAATGCGCATGGCATGGACCATCAGGCGGGTTCTGTGGCCGGCTCGATCCGTTCGATGCGGGTGATGCTGGCCGATGGGTCGGTGACGACCTGCTCGCCTACCGAAAACAGCGACCTTTTCCGCCATGTCGTCGGCGGCTACGGCCTGTTCGGCGTGGTGCTGGAGGCGACGCTCGATATCGTCGACAACGCCGTCTACCGGACCTCGCGCGAAATCATCAAATCCGACGATTTTCCAAAGTTCTTCGCCGAGGTGCTGGAGCCGAACAAGGATATCGGGCTGTTCTACGGCCATCTGTCGACGGCGCCGGGCAATTTCCTTGAGGACATGATCGTCTACCGCTACGACAAGGTGGCCGAGCAGCCGCCGGCAGACCAGCCGGCGATCGGCGAACCGGGCTCGGTCGGGCTGAAGCGGGTGATCATCAATCTGGCGAAATGGGGCAGCCTGTTCCAGGAGCTGAAGTGGTTCACCGAAAAGACGCTGGAGCCGAAATTCGAGAACTGCACGGTGGCACGCACCTCGGCGATGGCGCAAGGCGAGGCGTGTCTCGTCACCCGCAACAACCCGATGCACGATTCAGTGCCATATCTGTTCAACGATTTGACTGAAGAGACCGACATACTGCACGAATATTTTATTCCACGTGCGGCCTATGTCGAATTCATCACGGAAGCGCGCGAGATCCTGCGCAACCAGTCGCTGCCGGTGCTCAATGCCTCGGTGCGCATCGTCCACAAGGAGGACGTGGCGCTGACCTATGCGCCGGAGCCGGCCTATTCGCTGGTGCTCTACATCAACCAGCCCACCGATGCCGACGGCAATGCGAAGATGCGGGCGCTGACGCGGGCGCTGATCGACGTGACGATCAAGCATGGTGGGCGGTTCTTCCTGCCCTACCAGCTGCATTATACGGGCAAGGAGTTGCTGGCCTCCTATCCCGAGCTGCCGGCCTTCCTGGCGACGAAACGGCACTATGACCCGACGGAACTGTTTTCCTCGACCTTCTACCGTGCCATCAAGGCGCTGAGTGGGGTGGCGTAA
- a CDS encoding YegJ family protein, with product MNLAVRTALSVLLALAPISAEAQSSGQGGDKVVGVAADDPDMAAAIAQARASLNEFLTLSDAPPAGTSDFKLKVEVRDGDATEHFWIIPFHKTATGFAGTLANEPQAVHNVVAGQELEFTRNDISDWGYTKNGRQVGSFTVCVLFKTMAKEDVDYYRQNYGFDC from the coding sequence ATGAACCTCGCAGTTCGCACCGCGCTGTCCGTGCTGCTGGCGTTGGCCCCGATATCCGCCGAAGCGCAAAGTTCCGGTCAGGGCGGCGACAAGGTCGTTGGCGTCGCCGCGGACGACCCGGATATGGCCGCAGCCATTGCGCAAGCGCGCGCCAGCCTCAATGAATTCCTGACATTGTCGGACGCTCCCCCGGCCGGAACATCAGACTTCAAATTGAAGGTCGAGGTCAGGGACGGAGACGCCACCGAACATTTCTGGATCATCCCCTTCCACAAGACCGCAACCGGGTTTGCCGGAACATTGGCGAATGAACCGCAGGCCGTGCACAACGTCGTGGCCGGCCAGGAACTCGAATTCACCCGCAACGATATTTCCGACTGGGGCTATACCAAAAACGGCCGTCAAGTCGGCAGCTTCACCGTCTGTGTGTTGTTCAAGACAATGGCGAAGGAAGACGTCGACTATTATCGCCAGAATTACGGCTTCGACTGCTGA
- a CDS encoding LysR substrate-binding domain-containing protein produces the protein MTALRDLPLSGLRALVAAARAGSLTRAAEELGVTPGAIGHQIRQLEERLGVKLVRREGNGIVLTRAAEAALPDIDRGFDALASGMRRLRFERRAETFTISADPSFASLWLAPRLAMVRPALGRLEVRIVASIGLDAMAEESVDLAISYRKGSAPDIAALDLFTERVIPACAPALVEGHVGPDAAEALDRMPLLHIDPMMGDDVYPTWRDWFTAATRQRKDIDQGPRFGLTIVAAQAAIAGMGALLASELVLRRHLDAGHLVEIAREVPALTIKRRIVWPEHGSKARRAAAVAAALRAAAGTGIDGALPA, from the coding sequence ATGACGGCGTTGAGGGATTTGCCGCTTTCCGGTCTTAGGGCGCTGGTGGCCGCCGCCAGGGCCGGCAGCCTGACACGCGCCGCCGAGGAACTGGGCGTCACCCCCGGCGCCATCGGCCACCAGATCCGGCAGTTGGAAGAGCGGCTCGGCGTCAAGCTGGTCCGGCGCGAAGGCAATGGCATTGTGCTGACCCGCGCCGCCGAGGCCGCCTTGCCCGACATCGACCGCGGCTTCGATGCGCTCGCCTCCGGCATGCGCCGGCTGCGCTTCGAACGGCGGGCCGAGACCTTCACCATCTCGGCCGATCCGTCCTTCGCCTCGCTGTGGCTCGCGCCGCGCCTTGCCATGGTGCGGCCGGCCCTGGGACGGCTCGAGGTCCGCATTGTCGCTTCCATCGGGCTCGATGCCATGGCGGAGGAAAGCGTCGACCTCGCCATCAGCTACCGCAAGGGATCGGCACCGGACATCGCGGCACTTGACCTCTTTACCGAACGGGTCATCCCGGCCTGCGCGCCGGCGCTGGTCGAGGGTCATGTCGGGCCGGACGCGGCGGAGGCGCTGGACAGGATGCCGCTGCTGCACATCGACCCGATGATGGGTGACGATGTCTACCCCACCTGGCGGGACTGGTTCACTGCGGCAACGCGGCAAAGGAAAGATATCGACCAAGGTCCACGCTTCGGATTGACCATTGTCGCCGCGCAAGCAGCGATCGCCGGCATGGGTGCGTTGCTGGCCAGTGAACTGGTGTTGCGCCGCCATCTCGACGCGGGCCATCTCGTCGAGATCGCGCGCGAGGTACCGGCACTGACCATCAAGCGCCGCATTGTCTGGCCCGAACACGGCTCGAAAGCGCGCCGCGCCGCAGCGGTGGCGGCGGCACTCAGGGCAGCCGCGGGTACTGGCATCGATGGCGCCCTGCCCGCTTGA
- a CDS encoding clavaminate synthase family protein: MLDTPKHASQPRHAALQAAPIRAMRAEGAHVTVELADGRSAKLSTRWLRLACECEQCGDTASGKRWLTPADIDKAIHAESFDVSTPGQITAIWQDGHVSHYDAAFLAGHAGGSGPVRFQPQLWNNDLATRLGRFAFDAVVADDEALFQSLRALRDHGIAMLTGVPAETEATVRVAGRYGPIRETSYGKVFDLISRPDARVAGETARAQIPHTDEPFRYAPPGFIFFHAIRTGAGTGGTSLMVDGFHVAERMRRHTPELFDLLTRHGVTFHREHEGEVFFSAEAHVIGLDATGAVTGIRYNDRCLAPQWAPLDRIDSLIEALAELTRLICDPQNQFQHLLQPGEVLVFDNQRVLHGRSAFDPTLAVRHLRSCNIDRDGVHSAFRSLARRFAPGEAEAVLYQGAIF; the protein is encoded by the coding sequence ATGCTCGACACGCCAAAACATGCAAGCCAGCCAAGACACGCAGCCTTACAAGCGGCGCCGATCCGTGCCATGCGGGCCGAAGGCGCACATGTCACTGTCGAACTGGCGGACGGGCGCTCGGCAAAACTCTCGACGCGCTGGCTGCGGCTGGCCTGCGAATGCGAGCAATGCGGCGATACCGCCTCGGGCAAGAGGTGGCTGACGCCGGCCGATATCGACAAGGCCATCCATGCCGAAAGCTTCGACGTCTCCACGCCCGGGCAGATCACCGCCATCTGGCAGGATGGGCATGTGTCACATTACGACGCGGCTTTCCTCGCCGGTCATGCCGGTGGCTCAGGCCCGGTGCGTTTCCAGCCGCAATTGTGGAACAACGATCTCGCTACACGGCTCGGGCGCTTCGCTTTCGACGCGGTGGTCGCGGATGATGAGGCACTGTTCCAGTCGCTGCGGGCGTTGCGCGACCACGGCATCGCCATGCTGACCGGCGTTCCGGCCGAGACGGAAGCAACAGTGCGGGTTGCCGGCCGCTACGGGCCGATCCGCGAGACCAGCTACGGCAAGGTGTTCGACCTGATCTCGCGGCCGGATGCGCGGGTGGCGGGCGAGACAGCACGGGCGCAGATCCCGCACACCGACGAACCGTTCCGCTATGCGCCGCCGGGCTTCATCTTCTTCCACGCCATCCGTACGGGGGCGGGCACCGGCGGCACCTCGCTGATGGTCGACGGCTTTCATGTCGCCGAACGGATGCGGAGGCACACGCCCGAACTGTTCGACCTGTTGACGCGGCATGGCGTCACCTTCCACCGCGAGCATGAAGGCGAGGTGTTCTTCAGCGCCGAGGCGCATGTCATCGGCCTCGACGCGACAGGCGCGGTCACCGGCATCCGCTACAATGACCGCTGCCTGGCACCGCAATGGGCGCCTCTGGACCGGATCGACAGCCTGATCGAGGCGCTGGCCGAACTGACACGGCTGATCTGCGATCCGCAGAACCAGTTCCAGCACCTGCTGCAGCCGGGCGAAGTGCTGGTCTTCGACAACCAGCGCGTCCTGCATGGCCGCAGCGCCTTCGATCCGACGCTGGCGGTGCGCCATCTCAGAAGCTGCAACATCGACCGCGATGGCGTGCACAGCGCGTTTCGCTCGCTGGCGCGCCGGTTCGCGCCGGGGGAGGCGGAAGCGGTGCTGTACCAGGGTGCGATTTTCTAA